A genomic region of Bernardetia sp. ABR2-2B contains the following coding sequences:
- a CDS encoding DUF1987 domain-containing protein, which translates to MENFFLEGTNKTPQLDFNSNEGRFLIAGRSIPENSIEFYKPLFEWLDNYVSQAKSNTILDVKLEYFNTSSSKCLVEIFRKLEALQQKNDNVLINWFFEEDDEDMQESGEDFQEIIDVKIVLNQMEEED; encoded by the coding sequence ATGGAAAATTTTTTCTTAGAAGGTACTAATAAAACACCTCAATTAGATTTTAACTCTAACGAAGGACGATTCCTCATCGCAGGACGCTCTATTCCAGAAAACTCTATTGAGTTTTACAAACCTCTCTTTGAGTGGTTAGATAATTATGTCAGTCAAGCAAAATCAAATACGATTTTAGACGTCAAGTTGGAGTATTTCAATACAAGCTCTTCAAAGTGCTTGGTAGAGATATTTAGAAAGCTAGAAGCTCTACAACAAAAAAATGATAACGTACTCATCAATTGGTTTTTTGAAGAAGATGATGAAGATATGCAAGAATCTGGAGAAGATTTTCAAGAAATTATTGATGTCAAAATTGTATTGAATCAAATGGAAGAAGAAGATTAA
- a CDS encoding SiaB family protein kinase, whose amino-acid sequence MNLNDYYREMLEGEVIVSYKGAPSQPLFDGILSVADERLAALEQKSKIRKKVYHIMIEALQNVYHHTQGDGVQKSESPETVLFVLSKNTKGYEISTGNYIPTSLVATLKAHIERINQSSAEQIKQLYREQLHGGEVSVKGGAGLGIIDIARRSGEKLVYAFEDTGEDNSFFSLKVKVSA is encoded by the coding sequence TTGAACCTAAATGATTATTATAGAGAAATGCTGGAAGGCGAAGTAATTGTATCGTATAAAGGAGCTCCTTCACAGCCTCTTTTCGATGGGATTTTGAGTGTGGCAGATGAGCGATTAGCTGCCCTTGAACAGAAATCCAAAATTCGGAAAAAGGTCTATCATATTATGATAGAAGCTCTTCAAAACGTTTACCATCATACGCAGGGAGACGGTGTGCAAAAATCTGAAAGCCCAGAAACAGTGTTGTTTGTTCTTTCCAAAAACACAAAAGGATATGAAATTTCTACTGGAAATTATATTCCAACTTCTCTTGTCGCTACCTTAAAGGCACATATTGAACGCATTAATCAGTCTTCTGCTGAACAAATCAAGCAGCTCTATCGTGAACAATTACACGGTGGAGAAGTTTCTGTAAAAGGGGGAGCAGGATTAGGAATAATTGATATCGCACGTCGTTCTGGCGAAAAACTCGTTTATGCTTTTGAAGATACAGGCGAGGATAATTCTTTTTTTAGTTTGAAAGTAAAAGTTTCGGCTTAA
- a CDS encoding S1-like domain-containing RNA-binding protein: protein MPIKNIQIGQYNTLTILRTSPNGVYVGSSLLDEVLLPQKYVPETAKEGDEIEVFVYTDTQDRPVAVIEKPLAVVGEIAALRVVDITRIGFFLDWGLIEKDLFLPHDEVPKGNKEARETKEPIRIGDYMFVKVVLDHKTNRAIGLGKLGSFVEREEIDLVEDDEVIAIIGADTEIGYRCIVEKEGIYYYGMLYHNEIFGEENLHGQKRTAYVKKVREDGRIDLRLRKDGFDGIADQSSLIMQKLEQNNGFLPISDKSSPEEIMNYFNMSKKTFKKLIGNLYRERKISIDKKGIQKTEK, encoded by the coding sequence ATGCCAATCAAAAATATACAAATCGGTCAATATAATACACTTACCATTTTACGTACCTCTCCTAATGGTGTGTATGTTGGGAGTTCACTTTTAGATGAGGTGCTTTTACCTCAAAAGTATGTTCCAGAGACAGCAAAAGAGGGAGATGAAATAGAAGTTTTTGTTTATACAGATACACAAGACCGTCCTGTCGCAGTCATTGAAAAGCCGTTGGCAGTTGTTGGAGAAATTGCAGCCTTGAGAGTGGTTGATATTACAAGAATTGGTTTTTTCTTAGATTGGGGACTTATCGAAAAAGATTTGTTTCTTCCTCACGACGAAGTACCAAAAGGAAATAAAGAAGCTAGAGAAACAAAAGAACCTATTCGAATAGGAGATTATATGTTTGTGAAAGTTGTCTTAGACCACAAAACAAATCGTGCTATCGGTTTGGGAAAGCTAGGGAGTTTTGTGGAGAGAGAAGAAATTGATTTGGTAGAAGATGACGAAGTAATTGCTATTATTGGGGCAGACACAGAAATCGGTTATCGTTGTATTGTAGAAAAAGAAGGAATTTATTATTATGGAATGCTATATCACAATGAGATTTTTGGAGAAGAAAATTTGCATGGACAGAAACGAACAGCTTATGTAAAAAAGGTGCGTGAAGATGGACGTATTGATTTAAGGCTTAGAAAAGATGGCTTTGATGGAATAGCTGACCAAAGCTCACTCATTATGCAAAAATTAGAACAAAATAATGGTTTCTTACCTATTTCTGATAAAAGCAGCCCAGAAGAGATTATGAACTATTTTAATATGAGTAAAAAAACATTCAAGAAGTTAATTGGGAATCTGTATAGAGAGCGTAAGATTAGTATTGATAAAAAAGGGATTCAAAAAACAGAAAAATAA
- the mfd gene encoding transcription-repair coupling factor, whose protein sequence is MNQQETQEQTQILKLAPRDFVKKYQKDGIIQTISAKLKEEKSNSDSVRVHLKGLMGSQDALVLASVYRNNPAISHFVVMDDPEEAAYFYNDIQHFLGETLSSSNPNILFFPTSYKKPYKFEKVDNANVLQRSEVLTRLNNHHSEENGLIIVTYPSALTEKVINKQVLAANTFVVKINEIVETDFVIEILNEYGFKREEYVYEAGQYSVRGGIIDIFSYSNEYPYRIEFFGNEVESIRTFKPTDQLSIEKVNRAVVVPNVTEKVQKQTRENFLEFVPQKTRLWLKDYALTVDVVEKYFERATEDFDTILQVSNYTQIISDPKELFITKKEFKSQIEKFIQIEFGRKFRRVTEKTKENHTVIEFDAKPQPTFHKNLQNLVFDIEGYNQKGYQCIIAADLPKQIDRMHTIFEEKGVGVQFYGLNIGLRGGFIDHNQQIVCYTDHQIFERYHRYSTQERFTKSKALTLKELNTLQAGDFVTHIDYGIGRFAGLEKLDVNGNEQEAVRLIYRDNDVLYVSVHSLHKISKHSSQDGSSMSLSKLGSQEWSNKKKRVKKHLKDIGTELIKLYAKRQTATGFAFPKDNYMQAEVESSFFYQDTPDQATATNDVKDDMEKPVPMDRLICGDVGFGKTEIAVRAAFKAVSNGKQVAVLVPTTVLAAQHHRTFSERLSNFGVNVDFINRFRTAKDVREILKRLEEGKIDILVGTHKIVSAKTKFKDLGLFIIDEEQKFGVKTKDKIKELRVNVDCLTLTATPIPRTLQFSLLGARDLSVMHTPPPNRQPVTTEVHNFNEALVRDAISFELRRGGQVFFVHNRVIDIYEVAGILTRLVPDAKVVVGHGQMKSDQLEKTMMNFINGDADILVSTNIIESGLDIPNANTIIINNSHLIGLSDLHQMRGRVGRSNKKAFCYLLIPSAATLPADSRKRLKALEEFNELGDGFKIAMRDLDIRGAGNLLGAEQSGFINDLGLDAYHKMLEEAISELKEDEFKELFQNPNATKPKELNITCSIETDLEILIPESYISNISERLQLYIEADRLKNEEQLEKFKQTVKDRFGTPPEDFENLLQAVRLRWMAEQIGFEKLIIKNEKIRGYFVADRPDYYQSDAFGKVLQYVQTRPKRCKLKDSKNRVIFIMEQVKTLEGVMNVFRGVLE, encoded by the coding sequence ATGAACCAGCAAGAAACCCAAGAACAGACTCAAATATTAAAACTAGCTCCTAGAGATTTTGTCAAAAAATATCAGAAAGATGGTATTATTCAGACTATTTCTGCAAAACTAAAAGAAGAGAAAAGTAATTCGGATTCTGTTCGTGTTCATCTAAAAGGACTTATGGGAAGTCAAGATGCACTTGTTTTGGCTTCGGTATATCGTAATAATCCTGCTATTTCGCATTTTGTTGTGATGGACGACCCAGAAGAAGCTGCTTATTTTTATAATGATATTCAGCATTTTTTGGGAGAAACGTTGTCTAGTTCAAATCCTAATATTCTGTTTTTTCCTACCTCATACAAAAAGCCTTACAAATTTGAAAAGGTAGATAATGCCAATGTTTTGCAGCGTTCGGAGGTTCTGACAAGACTCAATAATCATCATTCAGAAGAAAACGGACTTATCATTGTTACTTATCCATCTGCTTTAACAGAGAAAGTTATCAATAAGCAAGTCTTGGCTGCTAATACTTTTGTCGTAAAAATTAATGAAATTGTAGAAACTGATTTTGTAATAGAAATATTGAATGAATACGGCTTTAAGCGTGAGGAATACGTTTATGAAGCAGGGCAGTATTCGGTCAGAGGTGGAATTATTGATATTTTTTCCTATTCAAATGAATATCCTTATCGAATAGAGTTTTTTGGAAATGAAGTAGAAAGTATCCGAACATTCAAACCAACCGACCAACTTTCCATCGAAAAGGTAAATCGTGCTGTCGTTGTTCCAAACGTAACCGAAAAAGTACAGAAACAAACAAGAGAGAATTTTTTAGAATTTGTCCCTCAAAAAACTCGTCTTTGGTTAAAGGATTATGCCCTTACGGTAGATGTAGTAGAAAAATATTTTGAACGTGCAACCGAAGATTTTGATACTATTCTGCAAGTTTCGAATTATACTCAAATCATTTCTGACCCAAAAGAATTATTTATTACCAAAAAAGAGTTTAAAAGTCAGATAGAAAAGTTTATTCAAATAGAGTTTGGTAGAAAATTTAGAAGAGTTACAGAAAAGACAAAAGAAAATCATACAGTAATTGAATTTGATGCAAAGCCACAACCGACATTCCATAAAAACCTTCAAAATTTAGTTTTTGATATTGAAGGCTACAATCAAAAAGGCTATCAATGTATAATTGCTGCCGATTTGCCAAAACAGATTGACAGAATGCACACTATTTTTGAAGAAAAAGGCGTTGGCGTTCAGTTTTATGGTCTTAATATTGGTTTACGAGGTGGTTTTATTGACCATAATCAGCAAATTGTTTGTTATACCGACCATCAAATTTTTGAGCGTTATCACAGGTACAGCACACAGGAGCGTTTTACAAAATCAAAAGCTCTTACACTCAAAGAACTCAACACCCTTCAAGCAGGAGATTTTGTTACGCATATTGATTACGGAATTGGTCGTTTTGCAGGTTTGGAAAAATTGGATGTCAATGGAAATGAGCAAGAAGCCGTTCGTTTGATTTATAGAGATAATGATGTTTTGTATGTTAGTGTGCATTCATTACACAAAATTTCTAAGCATTCTAGTCAAGATGGAAGTTCGATGTCGCTTAGTAAACTCGGTTCGCAAGAGTGGAGTAACAAGAAAAAACGTGTCAAAAAGCATTTGAAAGATATTGGTACAGAGCTTATAAAACTCTATGCCAAACGCCAAACAGCAACAGGTTTTGCTTTTCCAAAAGACAATTATATGCAAGCCGAAGTCGAATCTTCGTTTTTTTATCAAGATACGCCAGACCAAGCCACAGCCACCAACGACGTAAAAGACGATATGGAAAAACCTGTTCCGATGGATAGATTGATTTGTGGAGATGTGGGTTTTGGTAAAACAGAAATTGCCGTTCGTGCAGCTTTTAAAGCCGTTTCGAATGGAAAACAAGTTGCCGTTTTAGTTCCTACGACGGTTTTGGCAGCGCAACATCACCGTACTTTTAGTGAGCGTCTTTCAAATTTTGGTGTGAATGTAGATTTTATCAATCGTTTCAGAACGGCAAAAGATGTAAGAGAAATTTTGAAGCGATTGGAAGAGGGGAAAATCGATATTTTGGTCGGAACGCATAAAATTGTTAGTGCAAAAACAAAGTTTAAAGATTTGGGTCTTTTTATTATTGATGAAGAACAAAAATTTGGTGTCAAGACAAAAGATAAAATCAAGGAATTACGTGTCAATGTAGATTGTCTTACTCTTACGGCAACGCCAATTCCTAGAACGCTGCAATTTTCACTTTTGGGAGCGAGAGATTTGTCGGTTATGCACACGCCACCACCCAATCGCCAACCTGTAACGACGGAAGTTCATAATTTTAATGAAGCCTTGGTTAGAGATGCGATTAGTTTTGAGCTACGACGAGGAGGACAAGTATTTTTTGTTCATAACCGAGTGATTGATATTTATGAGGTGGCTGGTATTCTGACACGCCTTGTGCCAGATGCAAAAGTAGTGGTCGGACACGGACAAATGAAAAGCGACCAACTAGAAAAAACGATGATGAATTTTATTAATGGCGATGCTGATATTTTGGTTTCGACAAATATCATTGAATCGGGTTTGGATATTCCGAATGCCAACACCATTATTATCAATAATTCTCATTTGATTGGTCTTTCGGACTTGCACCAAATGCGTGGACGTGTGGGACGTTCCAACAAAAAAGCCTTTTGTTATTTGCTCATTCCTTCGGCTGCCACGCTTCCTGCCGATTCAAGAAAACGTCTGAAAGCCTTAGAAGAATTTAATGAACTTGGCGATGGTTTTAAGATTGCGATGCGTGATTTGGATATTCGTGGTGCAGGAAATCTTTTGGGAGCAGAACAGAGTGGTTTTATCAATGATTTGGGATTAGATGCCTACCACAAAATGCTAGAAGAAGCCATTTCAGAACTCAAAGAAGACGAGTTTAAGGAGCTTTTCCAAAACCCAAATGCTACCAAACCAAAAGAACTCAATATTACCTGTTCGATAGAAACGGATTTAGAAATTTTGATTCCAGAGAGTTATATTTCTAATATTTCGGAACGCCTCCAACTCTACATTGAAGCCGATAGATTGAAAAATGAAGAGCAACTAGAAAAATTTAAACAAACTGTAAAAGACCGTTTCGGAACACCTCCAGAAGACTTTGAAAACCTCTTACAAGCTGTTCGTTTGCGTTGGATGGCAGAACAAATAGGCTTTGAAAAGCTGATTATCAAAAATGAAAAAATACGAGGTTATTTTGTAGCCGACCGACCAGATTACTACCAGTCTGATGCCTTTGGAAAAGTCTTGCAATACGTTCAGACACGTCCCAAACGCTGCAAACTCAAAGACAGCAAAAACCGTGTTATCTTCATTATGGAACAAGTCAAAACCCTTGAAGGTGTGATGAATGTTTTTAGAGGGGTTTTGGAGTAG
- a CDS encoding DUF6252 family protein, which yields MKLNSFSLANFSRMLILLLAITFVFLSCNNDEDDTNPEEEEVELAGGSMSAKVDGQNFKATTSVEGVISNNGILSVKGKSSTPNSLRQINFVILEYEVGTYSLSSGGNSAAWAEGSDQASLYVIESGEITITENTSTNIKGTFEFVSSNIDRSKTRTITEGKFDVKI from the coding sequence ATGAAACTAAATTCATTTTCATTAGCTAATTTTAGTAGAATGCTTATCCTACTTTTAGCTATAACATTTGTTTTTTTATCTTGTAATAATGATGAAGATGATACAAATCCAGAGGAAGAAGAAGTAGAATTAGCAGGTGGGAGTATGAGTGCAAAAGTAGATGGACAAAATTTTAAAGCCACTACATCTGTTGAGGGAGTTATATCAAACAATGGTATTCTGAGTGTTAAAGGAAAATCAAGTACTCCCAACTCTCTAAGACAGATTAATTTCGTTATTTTAGAGTATGAAGTAGGAACATATTCTCTTTCTAGTGGTGGTAATAGTGCTGCATGGGCTGAAGGGTCAGATCAGGCAAGTCTTTATGTAATAGAAAGTGGAGAGATAACTATTACAGAGAATACTAGTACCAATATTAAAGGTACTTTTGAGTTTGTAAGTTCTAATATAGATAGATCAAAAACAAGAACTATTACAGAAGGAAAATTTGATGTAAAAATCTAG
- a CDS encoding DUF5050 domain-containing protein, producing MPTQVDSPHALEFDGEFLWLGGMGADESIYKLNPEDGTVVSKLTNIRTQGISYLNGELYYSFYGRIYKISQDGTLIQEIILSTDSNPTDMAINNSSLYYVYNGAIDPIIKINQTGSTEEIITETEITGLYTLAIQNDNLIVTTNSNAIRRFDINSGERISDTETIIEGWITAIVPFNK from the coding sequence TTGCCTACTCAAGTCGATTCGCCTCACGCACTTGAATTCGACGGAGAGTTTCTGTGGCTTGGTGGAATGGGAGCAGATGAATCAATCTATAAATTAAACCCTGAAGATGGAACTGTGGTTTCTAAATTAACCAATATTAGAACCCAAGGAATTTCTTATTTAAATGGAGAACTTTATTATTCTTTTTATGGTAGAATATATAAAATAAGCCAAGACGGAACGCTAATTCAAGAAATCATATTATCAACTGACAGCAATCCAACCGACATGGCAATAAACAATTCGTCACTTTACTATGTTTATAATGGAGCTATTGATCCAATTATTAAGATAAATCAAACAGGTTCAACAGAAGAAATAATCACAGAAACAGAAATTACTGGATTATATACTCTTGCAATTCAGAATGACAATTTAATTGTTACAACAAATTCCAACGCAATTCGTCGTTTTGACATCAATTCTGGCGAGAGAATATCTGATACAGAAACAATTATAGAAGGCTGGATTACTGCAATTGTGCCTTTTAATAAGTAA
- a CDS encoding SpoIIE family protein phosphatase: MPGAIVSVICNSGLNRSVREFGLIDTGEILDKTKELLLKEFEKSEEGISDGMDIALCKLQDNLLSYSGANNPLWIVRNGELLETKADKQPIGRYRRSKPFNTHTIRLEKGDTIYIFSDGYPDQFGVEKEKKYMTRKFKSFLISIQANSMEEQHKLLDEEFEKWKGKLDQIDDVCVIGVRV, from the coding sequence GTGCCTGGAGCAATCGTTAGTGTGATTTGTAATAGTGGACTTAATCGTTCCGTACGAGAATTTGGATTAATTGATACTGGCGAAATCCTTGATAAAACGAAGGAGCTTTTACTTAAAGAGTTTGAAAAGAGTGAAGAAGGAATTAGTGACGGCATGGATATAGCATTATGCAAATTGCAAGATAATTTACTCTCTTACTCTGGAGCAAACAACCCCCTTTGGATTGTTAGAAATGGAGAATTACTTGAAACTAAGGCTGACAAACAACCCATAGGCAGGTATAGACGAAGCAAGCCATTTAATACACACACTATTAGGTTAGAAAAAGGTGACACCATCTATATATTTTCCGACGGCTATCCTGACCAATTTGGAGTGGAAAAAGAAAAGAAATACATGACTCGTAAGTTCAAGAGTTTCCTTATTTCTATTCAAGCAAATTCAATGGAAGAACAACACAAGCTGCTTGATGAAGAATTTGAAAAATGGAAAGGAAAGCTTGATCAAATAGATGATGTATGTGTAATTGGAGTAAGAGTTTAA
- the folP gene encoding dihydropteroate synthase: MQTSITPTLRIKNKLISLQKPIVMGILNVTPDSFYEGSRIKTDKSILQKASQMLEEGATILDIGGYSTRPNADDISIEEEINRVVNPIRLIKKEFPNAIISIDTFRSKVARQAVEAGADLINDVSGGSLDIQMFETVASLNVPYILMHMRGNPQTMKTLTNYENIITEMMTYFQQRITTLKSFGVEEIILDLGFGFAKTIDQNYFLLKNLAVFEQLEFPILAGISRKSMIYKQLAIPVSEALNGTTVLNTIAIQNGAKILRVHDVKEAMETIQLLSYLK, translated from the coding sequence GTGCAAACCTCCATTACTCCTACTTTACGTATAAAAAACAAACTCATTTCCCTACAAAAACCGATTGTGATGGGGATTTTGAATGTTACACCCGATTCTTTTTATGAAGGTAGCAGAATAAAGACAGACAAAAGTATTCTACAAAAAGCATCTCAAATGCTAGAAGAAGGAGCTACTATTCTTGATATTGGAGGATACTCTACTCGTCCGAATGCTGACGATATTTCTATTGAAGAAGAAATAAATAGAGTCGTAAATCCGATTCGTCTCATAAAAAAAGAATTTCCAAATGCTATTATTTCTATCGATACGTTTCGCTCAAAAGTAGCTAGACAAGCTGTAGAAGCAGGTGCAGATTTGATAAATGATGTATCTGGTGGAAGTTTGGATATTCAGATGTTCGAAACAGTAGCGAGTTTGAATGTCCCTTATATTTTGATGCACATGAGGGGAAATCCTCAAACAATGAAAACACTAACTAATTATGAAAATATCATTACTGAAATGATGACTTATTTTCAGCAGCGCATCACTACACTAAAATCTTTTGGAGTAGAAGAAATTATCCTTGATTTGGGTTTTGGATTTGCAAAGACAATAGACCAAAATTACTTTCTATTAAAAAACTTGGCTGTCTTTGAGCAATTAGAATTTCCTATTTTAGCAGGAATTTCTCGTAAATCTATGATTTATAAACAGCTTGCTATTCCTGTTTCGGAAGCTTTAAATGGAACAACAGTTTTGAATACAATAGCTATTCAGAACGGGGCAAAAATTTTGCGTGTCCATGACGTGAAAGAAGCAATGGAAACAATTCAGCTTTTGAGTTATTTAAAATAA
- a CDS encoding DoxX family protein, with translation MKNKILFGVSLLFGLIMINGGLNKFFNYLPLEMGKEAMDLIAVFKSSRWIFNLVAVVEIIAGILIIIPKTRALAAIMIFPIVVGIVLFHIFQDPANMIASFVFLVINLWIIFENKEKYIPMISK, from the coding sequence ATGAAAAACAAAATTCTCTTTGGTGTTAGTCTTCTTTTTGGTCTAATTATGATTAATGGGGGACTTAACAAATTTTTCAATTACCTTCCTTTAGAAATGGGTAAGGAAGCAATGGATTTGATAGCCGTTTTCAAATCATCACGCTGGATATTTAACTTAGTTGCTGTGGTAGAAATTATTGCAGGAATTTTGATTATTATTCCAAAAACTCGTGCTTTAGCTGCCATTATGATTTTTCCTATTGTTGTAGGAATTGTTCTTTTCCATATCTTTCAAGACCCTGCCAACATGATTGCAAGTTTTGTCTTTTTAGTTATCAACCTTTGGATAATTTTCGAAAATAAAGAAAAATATATACCGATGATTAGTAAATAA
- a CDS encoding N-acetylmuramoyl-L-alanine amidase: MKYYYFSKTLQIFTFLLFIFLIESSFSSVETFDKTKKPLFVVVIDAGHGGNDVGNECSDLSRFKQEKDIVLPVALQLGGYLENLLENVKVVYTRTEDRYVSLEERVEIANNASADLFISIHANHNPIKSIYGSQVHIHNHDIKFSKVFAKKLMKQLSERAKRKVLKLQTKVDRGHNLFVLQNTKMPAVLVELGFMSNGQEEVYLNSEYGQTILASAIFRAVREYREVVQ; the protein is encoded by the coding sequence ATGAAATATTACTACTTTTCTAAAACTCTTCAAATTTTTACTTTTTTATTATTTATTTTTCTTATTGAAAGTAGTTTTTCTAGCGTAGAGACTTTTGATAAAACCAAAAAACCACTTTTTGTAGTTGTCATTGATGCAGGACATGGAGGAAATGATGTGGGAAATGAATGTTCGGATTTATCAAGATTTAAGCAAGAGAAAGATATAGTTTTGCCAGTAGCCTTACAGCTTGGGGGATATTTAGAAAACCTATTAGAAAATGTAAAAGTCGTTTATACACGTACAGAGGATAGATATGTAAGCCTAGAAGAGCGTGTAGAAATTGCCAATAATGCTAGTGCAGATTTGTTTATTAGTATTCATGCCAATCATAATCCCATAAAAAGTATTTATGGTTCTCAAGTTCATATCCATAATCACGACATAAAGTTTAGTAAAGTTTTTGCAAAAAAATTGATGAAACAGCTTTCAGAAAGAGCCAAAAGAAAAGTGCTAAAACTTCAAACAAAAGTAGATAGAGGACATAATTTGTTTGTTCTTCAAAACACAAAAATGCCTGCCGTTCTTGTAGAATTAGGTTTTATGAGTAATGGACAGGAAGAAGTTTATCTAAATAGCGAATACGGACAAACTATTTTGGCATCTGCTATTTTTCGTGCTGTCAGAGAATACCGTGAAGTGGTGCAGTAA
- a CDS encoding NeuD/PglB/VioB family sugar acetyltransferase encodes MDSIHSLPTDSNELPPILPLIIVGAKGLGKVALEVLQSTDNIIYCFLDEDYKEEAIVSEKTDFPNEINHVSIMGSSDDDDMLNLINDKCDYFVAIENNADRKRLIKKIYKQRKKYPAVAVHSTAHIADDATMGYGTLIGMGAMIGADVQLGTSCIVAANATIDYEVEIGNFTQIGVGANIGNGVKIEEDVFVGNGVTIIAGVTIGKGARIGAGSIVLSNIKAKETVLGNPAKAVSL; translated from the coding sequence ATGGATTCTATTCATTCTCTTCCTACTGATTCTAATGAACTTCCTCCAATTCTTCCACTTATTATTGTAGGTGCAAAAGGTCTTGGAAAGGTTGCCCTAGAGGTTTTGCAAAGTACAGATAATATTATTTATTGTTTTTTGGATGAAGATTATAAAGAGGAAGCTATTGTTTCTGAAAAAACTGATTTTCCAAATGAAATCAATCATGTTTCGATAATGGGAAGCTCTGATGATGATGATATGCTTAATCTTATCAATGATAAATGTGATTATTTTGTCGCCATAGAAAACAATGCAGATAGAAAAAGACTTATCAAAAAAATCTATAAACAGAGAAAAAAATATCCTGCCGTAGCTGTTCATTCTACTGCTCATATTGCCGATGATGCGACAATGGGTTACGGAACTTTGATAGGAATGGGAGCAATGATAGGCGCAGATGTGCAACTCGGAACAAGTTGTATTGTTGCTGCAAATGCTACAATAGATTATGAAGTAGAAATAGGAAATTTCACTCAAATTGGTGTAGGAGCAAATATTGGTAATGGTGTAAAAATAGAAGAAGATGTTTTTGTAGGAAATGGAGTTACTATTATTGCAGGTGTTACGATAGGAAAAGGCGCAAGAATTGGAGCAGGAAGCATAGTTTTGAGTAACATAAAAGCAAAAGAAACCGTTTTAGGTAATCCTGCAAAGGCTGTTTCTTTGTAA